In Bubalus bubalis isolate 160015118507 breed Murrah chromosome 20, NDDB_SH_1, whole genome shotgun sequence, the sequence GGTGATAACATGGAGGCATCCCTCAGACCTGAGGTGACATGGGGTCGGCCATGACTCCCTCACACACACTGTGGTTGGAACCCCAGTTCTTccttcagggaattcccagccctgtctcctctgtcctctagtCCTCAGCTGTCAAATCTGGATCCAGGCTGTCTGTTTAAACCTGGGGTCATTGGGCTCCAGAGAGTGGGGCGTCAGGAGCTTATTGAAAAGATCCACAGCTTTCATGAGAGTCTCAGGGGGCCTGGGCTCCACCCCAGCACTTCAGAACCTTTATCCCTGAGGCTCATTTCAGGAAGGAACTAGACATGGGGCAAGAGGGACCCCTCCTGTGGCCAGGAGTCAGTAGGGAGCAGGCAGGGGGGGGTCTCTACCACAGTGTGTGGCTtcattcatagttttttttttaattgaattagagttgatttacactgttgtgttaatttctgccatacaacaaagtgactcagttatacgtatatgtatacagttctttttgATATTCTTgtctattatggtttatcccaggatgtGGCATATAGTTCAAGGGTTCCCTTCTccccagagttccctgtgctatataggaggaccttgttgtctatccattctgtatgtaatagtttgcatcttacTAACCCCAAGCTCTCAACCCatctctcccccagccccctcccccctgGCAATCACAAGTCTGCTATCTacatctctgagtctgtttctgttttggagataggttcatttgtgtcatagtttagattccatatataagtgatggcatagatatttgtctttctttttctgacttacttcacttagtattagAATCTCTAGTCGCATCCATattgctgccaatggcattatttccttcttttttatggctcagttcATTCTTAGtttcatctcttccttctctgagaaTTCTGTCCTTTCTAAAGTGATGCCTTGAGAAAAATCACCCAGCAGGGCAAATTAGTGCCCCTTTAGTGGGGCAAATATGTTCCCACTAAAGAGAGGCACCAGGCCTGCGGGACCCGTGGTCCTTGTGGCCAGGCCGCAGTAGGAGAGGATGTGGCCTTGAGAGCTGGGCTGAGGGGTGTCTGGGTACCCCCACCCTGGGGCAGTGGAGTGGATGGCACCCACCACCCAGTCACCGCCTGGCCCCCGCCCCACAGTGCCGCCAATGTGAAGAAGTGGGAGATTGAGCTGCAGACCCTGAGAGAGAGCAATGCCCGGCTGACCTCAGCGCTGCAGGAGTCGGCAGCCAGCGTGGAGCAGTGGAAGCGCCAGTTCTCCCTGTGCCGAGATGAGAACGACCGGCTCCGGAACAAGGTGGGCTCAGCTGAGACCCTAACCCACGGGGAGTGGGGGGCCAGAATGGGACAAGGCAGCCGGGACCTTCCTTCCACTCCTTCCCTGCCTTAGTAAAGGGAGTGTAACCACGCACAGAAGTGACTTAATCCTTCTATTGAACCAAGTCTCATAGTTTGTGTTGCCAAGGGGAAGAGGAATCAATGGGAGACAGCAGCTTTGTCTCTCAAAGAGCACCCTCCCATGTGCACTGCGGGTGGGCCTTTCATGGGCAGCCTCCTTTTGGTATTTTCTGTTGGTTCAGTGACCTTCCAGAGGGTGAGGGAAGAAAACAGACTGGGGAAATGGTGAGGCATGATTGCTCAGAAACCCTGCTTCTGTGCAGACCACTATTTCCGAAAACGTGAGTTAGGAAGCGAGGACAGGAAGTGTGACATGGCGGGTGGAGGGGGGGCCAATGCCCTCATGTGCCCTCCACCCTCCTACCTCAACATCCGAGCATCTCGACCTTTTTCCAGGATTCACCCGTGCCCTTCTCTGTAATCCGTCGTTCACACTCTGATATTGGGCTGAACTGATGTGGAGGTTTGGGGGTCCCTAGTTGAGGTCCCGGGGTTGCCATGCTGTTTTGCTGGTCAGCACTTTGACCCCATGGTTGCTGACCGTGGTCTGCTTTGCAGATTTGAGGGTCCACATCACACTGAGATGGGGACTGGCTCCCCTCACCCACATTTGTAACCCCCCACCCTGTTCtgagcagatcccctggagaccgCTCGCCTTCCACGTCTCACTTTGTGCAGATGGCACGTGAAACTGCCTCATGTCCTTTTTTCACAAAGTGCTGATGGTGAGGGGCGCAGGCCAAGTGCTGACTCTGCACCTTCCCTCCTGGGCTGGGCTCATCTGCCTGCCAGAGGGATCGATCGCCCTCTTTTTCCAAGCCAAGAGCTGAGTTTTCTCGCTTCACGTCTGAGTGTAAGAACCAAAGGGCTGTGCAGGGGGGTGTGAAGGAAGCTCTTACTGTGTAACTTGCTTGCTgtgtgggaagccctgggaaccTGACTTCCAGGGTGGGATGTGGATGTTGAGGGACTTCCGACAGCCCCCAAGGCTGGGGGTGCAGATCCTGAGGGTTGCTGCAGTCATCTCTGAGAACTGTCCTCAAGGTGACTACCCACTGCCCTTCACCCCGAGGACTGCCACTGTCCACTTAGTGGGGACCCCACTGACCTGGCACTCTTGTGTTTCTTGGTTCCACTCCTGCTGACCACTCTGTACCCACACTCTGGCCCCTGGAAATTGCCCAGCATCAGACAGCAGTGCCACGGTTGTCAGGCCTATGCATCCCTTCCGGGGGGTcaagctggggaaggagagaaagatgagGATGTGCCAGGTCAGCCAGCAACTGTCGTCTCCCCAGGAAGAGGCCCACAGGCCAGGCCCCTTCTGCGTGCATCAGTGGGGAAAGGTCATCTTGATTTAAAAGTGTTGGAAATGTCATTGAGTCCCACAGAGCTGCTCGATTCTCTACCCTGCTGGCCTCAGCTCTGGAGATGCAACAGAATCATTCAGggcattattaaaataatgtgaaCGTCATTCTGGGGAGAAGCAGACAGATTCATGGGACATCTGGCTCCTACTTGTGACAGGTCCTTAAAAGCAAACCTAGAACTACTGTCCTGTGGCCGCAAGAGAAAACCAGAATCCTGGAGCATCCTGAAGCCAGGTTGTGTGACTTCCATGGCTTCTCTGGTATTAAGTGAGGCGCCCTGTGCCAGTATGAGCAAACAGCCTGGGGCAGCCCCATAGAGTTCATTTGTAGCCACAAGGAAACATTTGTAAGTGGGTTAATTTagggtttattttaaaagacctgTGGCAATCTCTTGTTTAATGATTAAAgtaaaccccatggactgcagccagccaggctcctccgtccatggaattctccagggaagaatactggagttggtagccattcccttctcggggggatcttcccaacccagggatcaaaccctggtctcctgcattgcaggcggattctttaccgtctgagccaccagagaagcccaaagtaAACTGGCACCCCTGCTTTAACgtgatatttattattaaagattGATGAGCTGGAAGAGCAGTGCAGCGAGATCAacagagagaaggagaagaatacCCAGTTAAAGAGAAGGATTGAGGAGCTAGAATCAGAACTCCGAGAAAAGGAGACGGTGAGTGGTAGAGCTCTGAGCCGTGCTGCTCACGTGCCCTGGGCCTTGGCGGGTGAGCTCCATCCAGGGACACGGCAGGTGGCCGTGGGACGTGTGATCGGCCCTGGCAGCTGCCCAGACAGCAGCACAGAGACAGAGCCAGGGGCCACACCAAGGCACAAAGAGCCCAGAGCAAGGGCCTGACCATTACCCTGTGCAGCCTCCTTGGGTTTATTATATTTAGTCAGTCTCTCAGATCCAAGAGGAGTTGGACATTTTCAAACGCTCTTGGAAACTTTCATAGATGGTCCCTCATCAGAAGTTGAGTTCTGCTGTCAAATTAATGCAGCAAGAACCCCCAGTCACACAATCATTTCTCTCTTGGGGGGACAGGACAGCTAAGTACAGTGACTCCCCTCTGTTCAAACGAGTCCCATTCCGAGAGTGTGTTCACAAGTCCAGTTTGttcctaagtccaacaaagttagcctaggtacccaactaacataaTCAGCTATGTAGTACTGTGGTGTAATAGGTTTAtcatacttttcacacaaataatacataaaaagcaaaccccccaaaaaaacatttttaatcttgcagtttagtaccttgaaaagtacagtagtatcAGCTACCTCACCACTGCTTTGACACTTGCTGCTGGACCTCCTGGACTTAAAATAAAGATACTATACTGCTGTCCTCTGTACAGTCGTGTGTAGTAAAGGACACAAAAGCTCAGCCACATGTAGAGGATGCTTGCATGTGACTACACCAGGCACGTGGACTGATTTATGCAACTGGACATGCGAATGCACGTTCTCATCTTTGTAAGTTTGCAGCTCGAAGGTTTGTATGGAGGGGACTCACTGTCCACAGAGGCTGGAGACTGTGGGCAAGTTACCagtcctctctcagcctcagtttccccacaaaAACAGGAATCATACTTCTCTTTTCACGGTGGTATGTAGGCTTCATGCTTTAATTCACAGGACATACTCAGCCTTTAGAATTACCTGATGTGTCTTAGGTATAACATCATCACCATTATTTATACAGACCACACAGGTTCCAAAAGCTGCTTCCATGACTGTACACACAAAGTTGGGGATTTTCAAGAATACATTTTATCTGACTTGCTCTCATATTCTTCTTCAAACTTCTGTCCCCTGTAGGAGTTGATAGACCTCCGAAAACAAAGTGAAATCATACCTCAGCTCATGTCAGAGTGTGAATACGTCTCTGAGAAGTTAGAGGTAAGAGTGGGGAGCACATGCACTTTGACTCAGGTGCGAAGGCATCCGTCATGTTACCCGTTTCTCAGAGGCCTCTTCCATTCTCGCCTCACTTGGTGAAGAAGAATGACTACGGATTCCTAAACAGCCAGTGTAACTACTTGCTGGATGCCTGCTCTGCCCCCAGGGGAAGACTCAGCCGagtctgcctttttgtttttccacttaCACAAAGGTGTCGTGTGCGTAACTGTAGTGCAGGTGGCTGTTTCCTGCTGGCAGAAGTTCCTGCACACCCACAGGAGGGCCAGGAAGGAGCAGGGGACTGAGGGAGAGCTAAGGGAGAGCCTCAGACCAGGGACTATTCCACTGCCCCAGCCAGTGACCTTGGATATGACCTTGAGCAGGCACGCCCCTTCCTGGCCTCAGATTTCTGATCCACAGAAAGAGTGTTTTCAGGTCCTCCCTCACCTCCGAGGGTCTCCTCATTTCCAGAGCACTTTTTTCAGGTACACAGCCTCAGTGTTAGTAACTGGTTCCTGTAACACATTTTTAGAAGGCCTCATTTTATCCCCACAAGATGGAAGCTCTTGTTTGCTATGAAGAATGATCACGTGAAGACTCACAGCAGTCCCGCCATTGGGAGCTTGACTGTCTCCATGGCAACACCACAGGACAGACGGTGCGCAGACCCACCGTCCCTGCATCTGGCACGGCCAGTGCTCCCTCACGGACAGCCAGCAGCTGGCCTGGGGCCAAGGAGGCCTTGCCTTCTCAGGGGAGACAAGTCACTCTCCCATTCATGCTGTTTCTCCCCCAGAATGGAACCCAGAGGGGGCCCTGCCGACAATCCTGGGCCTGGGGCTGAAAACCCCATGGGCTGGGATGTCAGATTTCCTCTGCCAGGCACTTTATGAAAGCATCACTTGGCACCAGGCTGCTTTGGGCAGAACTCTGAGTTCTGCGTTCTCTGTGGGCATCGTTTTAAGATGAGATCTCTGCTGGCAAACAGCAGGAAGGAGGGGCACACACCTgatttctgggggtgggggggcacttGACACCCCCAGAGAGGCAGGCCCACCGCAGGGACTGACTGACCGACTATCACAGGTCTCAGTGGGCTCCTGCTTTGTTCCCAGacccttctttctgtctctctttaaaaaaaaaaaatatatatatatatatatatatttgtttttgactatgctgggtcttcattattgtgctggggctttctctagttgtcatgagcaggggctacactttgttgtggtgcatgggctcctcactgcagtggcttctcttgttgcggagcatgagGGCTTCACTAGTTGTggatgggctcagttgctctgaggcctgtgggatcttcccagacatgggatcgaacccgcgtcccctgcattggcaggcggactccccTCTACTGTATCAGCAGTCCGCCCTCTCTCCTTCCGCTGCAGGCGGCAGAGAGAGACAATCAGAACCTGGAGGACAAAGTGCGGTCCCTGAAGACGGACATTGAGGAGAGCAAGTACCGACAGCGCCACCTGAAGGTGGAGCTGAAGAGCTTCTTGGAGGTGCTGGACGGCAAGATTGACGACCTCCACGACTTCCGCCGGGGCCTCTCCAAGCTGGGTGCGGACAACTAGGTCCCGCGTGAGTCCCCAGGGTGTGTGTGACCCGCAGTAGTGCTAGGACGTCCTCCCGTTCGCGTGGCTTCTGTCAATGCAGGCGCGGTCTGTCATGTTTCCAAACCAGGGGTGCCGTccactctctcctctctggaATAGAAATCCCCCCTCGCTTCTTCTCTGGCCTCGCGAGGTCGTGGATGACTGGACGATTCTGACTCAGGAATCCAGAACTAGGCCTACCTTAAACGTTTACGCAGTCAGGGCAAGGATGTTTATATCTTCCTCAAGGGCTGTTGCAACCatatgaactgaaaaaaaaaaaaaatagtattttctaaTGCAAATAGGAATAGCCTTTCcacctctttttttgttttgttttgttttttgagtagAGCTCAGAGTATTTGAATGTCCACCAGCTCCAGTGCATGGGGTGTGGCCATAGTAACTTCCCTCTCAGCATATATAGAGATGCTTTCAAACAATGACTTAGTAGATACTTGTCCTGAGAGGAGACAAGTGTCTCCTGGGGGTGTTTCCTGGCTGGGGAATCACCTACATCCACTCAGCCCACTTCTTCCGGCCCTCCAGTTTATAAGGTTGCGACAATGTTCCTTTTCTTGGTTTTAATTTCTGAACAGGTTACTGCGCTGTGGGGACAGCACACAGTGAGGGTGCCTAGCACaaagtaggtgcttaataaatatttgttcaattaaATGTATACAAAGAATTTAGTGTTTTAATCAatgcccacccccctcccccctcctgcCAAAGCCCCTGTTGGAAAGTCCCCCATCCTGGTGCACTGGGTCATTCTTTATCAGGCATGAATGTGACTTTGTGAGCAGACTCGTGGATTGGCTCAGGTGGCCCTGGGGCTGGGGAAGGTGGCGGTGGAAGCAGCAGGAAATGGTCTGAGCCTCTCCCAACCCCGGGAGCCCATCCTGGTTCTCTGTCCTGGGATAGGGGTGGGGGGCACCTCTGACACTCCAACTACTCTTCCTCTCCAAGTGTGAGGTCTGGGGATTCCAGGACTGCCAACTGTCCCTGGTAGAGGGGCTGCCCAGGGCTTGGGATTTAGGGTAGGATCCTCTGTTGGGTTtagataattgaaaaagaaatcacaCAGGATCACACAGGCCCATGAACGAGAGTGGGTTCGAAGTGACCAAGCCTCGGCCTTAAAGGAGTTCTGTCGAGGTCTGCTTCCTGCATCCCTCGGTTCCTGGGAAGGGAGGGACCAGAGCCATAAGCCTCTCCTCTCTCACCGAGTTTCTTAGTGGAGCAAGTAAGTGGGCATCTCATTTGCCCTGTGCATGACACAATTGTCTGAATTTCCCTGGCTGTAGGCATTTCTAAATGCCTTTGACGGAGAGGGAGGCTTTGGTGCCCCCGTACgtgctttgagaaccactgtgagAACATCTCCCTCTAAAAAGGTTTTCTCACATGTTAGAATTTATCCCTGCTGAATGTAGATAAGCAATAAAATAGTcggaggaggtgggcaggggacaCACGGATGTGACTGTCCACTTCCTACTGTTCTCCTTCGTGTCGCTGAGACATCTCCCAGAGCGAGGAGGTCTGGTTTGGGATGGGGAAAGACGGGAGGCTGGTGGTCTGGAGCACTGGGGCATGCCAGGGAGACCTACAAGCAGGGTGGGCGGCTTTGGTGAGGTCCACTGGGCCGGAGGCAGCCCTCCTGATGGGCGGTGGGGCtgctggccccgccccctccctggTGCTCCGGACAGCTCTCGGGGCAGTGGTGACCTGGAGAGCTAGACTGGCCCTGGGTCAGCCCCGTGGCCCAGCATCGGGCTAAAGGGTGTTCTTCTCAGGTCAGGCGAGTCCACCTGTCAGAAGGTGGGGTGAGTTTGCTGTCCAGGAGCAGCGGACACCAGGATTCCGAAACCTCAGCTTGGGTCATCTGACGCCCCCCACCCCGTCTGTGAGGCGGTTTATTCATCCAGAAGGAGCTGTCTTGACTGTCCTGAATACACCCAGGGGACGTATTCATTAGAGGACACTTGTCAGAGCCACCGGCACGTTCCGGAGCAGCAGGGCCATGAGCACGGTGGGCTGCTTTTATCCCTGTGTGGTTGAGACCCCTGACCCCTGTTCGCCGACAGCTGAAGAGTTGGGTGAGTGCTGGCAGGTCTAGGTGAGGAGTTGCGAGCCCCCATGCGGCAGGCCCAGCTGGCCCTACACCATGCAGCCCAGGAGGGGCACCCCTCATGGGGAAGTTGACTTGGGCTCAGCAGGGACAGAAACTGTGGACTTCAgttcctttctgcttttctctaaaAATCTTAACAGTTCTTCATTTaccttctttaaaagaaaaaaacaggccCAAGACAACCTCAGCAGTCTGTTGAGAGTCTGGCCCTATCCGACAGCCTCTGGATGTCATGATAATGACCCACTGAATTTGTCTCAGTTCCCCCGTGAGCTTGTTTATCAGGAAGTCCAGCTCCCCTCTCAGCACTCACACGCTTCAGTTGTCTCGATCTTAAGCCAAACGCAGGCAGGGCATAAacaccacccccactcccacagGCACCTCCTCCACGTTGTGCTGCGGGAGGGTTTAGAGCCAGGGCTGCATCTTTATTCCGAGTGGTGTCTCCTGATTTGACATTTCCAAGACTGGCTGCCTAAATCCtgatgtgctttctttttttctttctgcatctgtaaaatccGGGACTAAAACAAGCAAAGTAAAGTTTAGAAGCCTTCAGCCATAATgatccttaaaaataattttcgtTTCAAGTAAATAAAGCCCCACTGGATGTGTGGTCCAgtggagagtggggaggggaggtgaaaTATTCCTAGTGCCCAGGGAACAGAAAACCACCTGAGTGAGAGGCCAGGACAGCATGGTCAGGCCTGAAAAGAGAGTGAGTGTCTACCTGAGACCCGGAACTTGGGTGCTCCCTCTTCCACACTCCCTTGCAGGCTGTTACTCTGGATCATGATTGGGTGAGAGAACAGGGCACAGATCTTTCCCTGTTTTGCAGAGGAAGCAGACAAGCTATTCCCCCAGGGTCAACCAGCTAGTGAATGAGCAACAGCTTGAGTGGCATCCAGGTCTCTTGGAGACCCTGGTCCTATGTCTTCCTACACGTGTCCACAGCAAGTGACGACTTACAGATGAGCAAATCAGAATTACATTCGTGTTCATTACAGCAGTGAGTTCCTTTTTGAATGATTCTGGCTTTGCAGGGATCTTTTTAAGAGATCATTGTTTAAAATGATGTGGGTGCTCTGAGAGGCCAGAATGATGAGGTGCAAATGCTTTGAGTCTTTCATCAAGACAGAGCTGTGTGTTCAAAACAAGCAGGAGGCCCCAAGAAGGCAGAGCAGTAACCAGAATGCTGGTGCGGGGAAGGGAGCGGTTGGGGGGGTTGCCCATCACTGCCCACCCCCTTCCCAGACTGGAGCCAGCACCAGGTGGAGAGcaggtgggccagtggttagaaCAGGTTGAATGGGACCTGACCAGCCCCCGGGAGGACTGTCCACTGTCTGAGCTGTTGGTCTCCATCCTGCAGGCTCCTTGTGGACATCTCTAGGCTTGGCAGCCCATGGGCACAGCCTAGAGGGTGGTTGGCTGATGTCTGACCACTGTGTCTGACATAAAACATCAAGCAAAGGGGGGGATATAGTTAATGTGCTGCCCAGAGGCGTGATTATTGCCCATTGTGAAAAGACTCCTTTTCTAGGGAAAGACTGCTTTTCCATAGAAATCAGGGGCCACTCTAGGTGAAAGCCAGAGCCAACCACAGACTGTGCCAGGGACCTTGTTGTGGGACATCTGGTGTGGCCAGGTGCACCTTtagaaggcaggcaggcaggcagccgAGATGGGACTTAGCAGAGGCACTCGATGGAGGCTGCCCTCTAAGTCAGAGGGTGCCCTTTAAGACAGAGCCAGCCACTGTTCTCTCCTCACCACTGAAAGTGGCTGTTTTGGTGATTTGTCCTTCTAAAAGCTGTGATGattctttttttcacttgaaaCGTCACTGGGTGTTGAAGCACTGACAATGTAAACTAGAAGCCTGCAAATCAACGTCtgtatagatttttaaatgatgtgcATGGTGAAAAGGACCCTGATTTCTGATTGCATGGTTTTCcccaaaagaaatatatattctggGGATGGTGAGTGTGACAGATGGCATGGAGAGGGGGGATCCTGTATAGAAACGTGTGTTGTGTTACGTCTCTTTTGCATACATTTATCTCAAGAATATGGGTTTCCCGGTTCCTTTTTAAACACCAGCCAGGAAGAAGGTTATTATGCTAAGAATCTGGCAGCTGAGTGAAATGGTCTAGTGAACTTTGGAGTGTGTCTGGGGGCGGTGAATGTGTTGGGAGAGGGAGCAGCAGGGAAATGAGGGAGAAACAAGGAAGGGTTCTCaattatagaatatatatgtaGCTAAGAGGAGTCTTCAGTAATCCTGGTGGTGATGTTATATTTTCTGATATCCATCTTTGAGAAGAAGAGCTTGTGGGTCTTTTGTTTTGAGTGGAATTGTACAGTGCCCTACTCTCTTTGACGAACGCATAGCCTTGTGAAGAGGggcccccacccaacccccaggCCACACAGATCCCTGATGCACCTGGCAGGAGCCCAGAGAAACCACGGTGGAGTCCAGACTGTGGGATGCTTGACAGGTCTGATGATACCCAGCTATGGGGAGTGCATTACTGTTCTTACCCTGTGTTCCACTTTTAAAGTCCTGACTTTAAATAAACTGTTATAGCAGTGTCTTATGGTGTGACAGACAATTAGGCATTTCTTGCATCACATATAAGAATTTAATGATAAGTGTGAGGTAGTTAAGTGGActttcccaagaatactggggtttttttcatgcctttttggtacataaataatatatccttttttttttttttaagaagaaactacaatgagtgaaaataaaaaaatcacctGTTGTTATACCATCTGATTATAACCACTGTTAACACTTTGGCATATATCTTTTCAGACATTTTTGTATGCATCTATAtaagttttattacttttttcatgAGATGCAACTATGTTATACATATTATACTGTTTtaacttgcttttttccttttaacactATATTGTGAGTATATTTCTATGTCAGTAAATGTGTAACAGCATCATGTTTAACATCAGTGTAGGTTGTACTTTCAGTACTTAGGTTGGTCCCAGTTTTATATGGTTGTGCTcaaggatcagagaaggcaatggcaccccactccagtgctcttgcctggaaaatcccatggacagaggagcctggtgggctgcagtccatgcggtcgctaagagtcagacacaactgagcgacttcactttcacttttcactttcatgcattggagaaggaaatggcaacccactccagtgttgctgcctgcagaatcccagggaagggggagcctaatgggctgccgtctatggggttgcacagagttggacacgactgaagcaacttagcagcagctcaaGGATATGATGAAATCCTTTCTTCTAACATCTTCATGAACTTCTCAGAATATTTACTTAGGATAACTTTCTAAAATTGGACTTGCTGGCTTGAAGTATGAAGGGTGGTGCAAGCATGCCCTGTCTTCtcccccactcctgggcacacagGAAACACCACTTCCCAGCCCCTAGAGTCATTCAGGTCTTGTTCCTAATTATGGCCAAAGAAGTACGAGCAGCAGT encodes:
- the HOMER2 gene encoding homer protein homolog 2 isoform X1; protein product: MGEQPIFTTRAHVFQIDPNTKKNWVPASKQAVTVSYFYDVTRNSYRIISVDGAKVIINSTITPNMTFTKTSQKFGQWADSRANTVFGLGFSSEQQLTKFAEKFQEVKEAARLARDKSQEKIETSSNHSQASSVNGTDDEKASCAGPADTHLKSENDKLKIALTQSAANVKKWEIELQTLRESNARLTSALQESAASVEQWKRQFSLCRDENDRLRNKIDELEEQCSEINREKEKNTQLKRRIEELESELREKETELIDLRKQSEIIPQLMSECEYVSEKLEAAERDNQNLEDKVRSLKTDIEESKYRQRHLKVELKSFLEVLDGKIDDLHDFRRGLSKLGADN
- the HOMER2 gene encoding homer protein homolog 2 isoform X2; the protein is MTFTKTSQKFGQWADSRANTVFGLGFSSEQQLTKFAEKFQEVKEAARLARDKSQEKIETSSNHSQASSVNGTDDEKASCAGPADTHLKSENDKLKIALTQSAANVKKWEIELQTLRESNARLTSALQESAASVEQWKRQFSLCRDENDRLRNKIDELEEQCSEINREKEKNTQLKRRIEELESELREKETELIDLRKQSEIIPQLMSECEYVSEKLEAAERDNQNLEDKVRSLKTDIEESKYRQRHLKVELKSFLEVLDGKIDDLHDFRRGLSKLGADN